Proteins encoded in a region of the Macaca mulatta isolate MMU2019108-1 chromosome X, T2T-MMU8v2.0, whole genome shotgun sequence genome:
- the LOC114674828 gene encoding melanoma-associated antigen C3-like produces MDGSAPPLSLRLWPALEDIKLARCPLDEESSRQKVEDTPTWRALSDSESLLTCALDEKVAELVQLLLLKYQTKEPVTKDEMLTTVIKKYKDCFPMIFGKAPKFIELMIGIALTEMDPNNHSYVFENTVEFSDQENLSDGQGMSKNHLLIRILSVVFIKGSCASEDVIWEALNSIGQFKIRKRKVLEFLGKLDSAIANSFPSWYMDALKDVEGRAQAVIDTTDDATSMASASPSIMSTNFCPESSLRLIPPLCLKRQGRETAGASVRADCYEAGWWQGPDSQKVREKPGMENYLSRWLWVEDEAERSLHMGKSWKVSCGSVTGEREHSARTR; encoded by the exons ATGGATGGTAGTGCCCCTCCCCTGTCCCTGCGCCTGTGGCCAGCTCTAGAGGACATCAAGCTTGCCAGAT GCCCATTGGATGAGGAGTCCAGCAGGCAAAAAGTGGAGGATACACCTACATGGCGTGCCTTGTCAGACAGTGAATCCTTGCTCACATGTGCACTGGATGAAAAGGTGGCTGAGTTGGTGCAGTTGCTTCTCCTCAAATATCAAACAAAAGAGCCTGTCACAAAGGATGAGATGCTGACGACTGTCATCAAGAAGTATAAGGACTGCTTTCCTATGATCTTTGGGAAAGCTCCTAAGTTCATTGAGCTAATGATTGGCATTGCCCTGACTGAGATGGACCCCAACAACCACTCCTATGTCTTTGAAAACACAGTAGAATTCAGCGACCAAGAGAATCTGAGTGATGGCCAGGGAATGTCCAAGAACCACCTCCTAATTCGTATTCTGAGTGTGGTCTTCATAAAGGGCAGCTGTGCCTCTGAGGACGTCATTTGGGAAGCACTGAATTCGATAGG CCAATTCAAAATCAGAAAGAGGAAAGTCCTAGAGTTTTTAGGCAAGCTCGACAGTGCCATTGCTAATTCCTTTCCATCCTGGTACATGGATGCTTTGAAAGATGTGGAAGGCAGAGCCCAGGCTGTAATTGACACCACAGATGATGCTACTTCCATGGCCAGTGCAAGCCCCAGTATCATGTCCACCaacttctgtcctgagtcaagtCTGAGGCTGATTCCCCCTCTGTGTTTGAAGAGGCAGGGGAGG GAAACTGCAGGTGCTTCTGTGAGAGCTGATTGTTATGAAGCCGGGTGGTGGCAGGGCCCAGACTCTCAGAAGGTGAGAGAAAAGCCTGGAATGGAAAACTACTTGAGCAGATGGCTCTGGGTGGAGGATGAAGCAGAGAGGAGTCTCCACATGGGGAAGTCATGGAAGGTGTCCTGTGGCTCTGTCACTGGGGAGCGTGAACACAGTGCAAGGACTAGGTGA